The following are from one region of the Littorina saxatilis isolate snail1 linkage group LG4, US_GU_Lsax_2.0, whole genome shotgun sequence genome:
- the LOC138964403 gene encoding uncharacterized protein — translation MSKRPTKRPGRPSKQPPKRFRDEEAEGEDEMGVKESLTQLLAEQKALRKEIAEIRAAKTPAPEASPAGSTTSTGGKSNSGMAGHSGHSDDEVPAIVSTCRATSGWDFTSARTIGGDRRLGELLTASYAKGTQQAYRRTWVSVTSFLKQRGFSTSLPMSTAAVCLYIGSLHEEGKAASTVMSAVSAISCVHKLNGLGDPTIDYTVKRLLQGCKRVGDKGKDTRLPITVPILNSIMEKSEVAIGENYEKIRFRAMCTLAFHSLLRVGEMAVSREPENVLHRGDVRLDGQALTITFRNFKSSAKPVTHTVEKAKAGVPCAVEAMRAYMSIRGNATGPLFRAMSGAPITAREFNEQLQLVFQFCGLPKQNFKSHSFRIGGASHMARNGASDAQIRQAGRWSSNAFLSYIRVHNW, via the coding sequence ATGTCGAAGCGTCCAACCAAGCGACCGGGGCGTCCCTCAAAGCAGCCCCCGAAGAGGTTTCGAGACGAGGAGGCTGAAGGAGAGGACGAAATGGGCGTGAAGGAGTCGCTAACCCAGCTCCTTGCTGAGCAGAAGGCCCTGAGGAAGGAGATTGCGGAGATTCGGGCCGCCAAGACGCCGGCGCCTGAGGCATCGCCCGCAGGATCGACCACCTCTACGGGTGGAAAATCCAACTCAGGCATGGCTGGGCACTCTGGACACTCCGATGACGAGGTTCCGGCAATTGTGTCCACATGCAGAGCCACTTCCGGTTGGGATTTCACCTCTGCCAGAACAATTGGGGGGGATAGGCGACTAGGAGAGCTGTTGACAGCCTCGTACGCCAAAGGGACACAACAAGCATATAGAAGGACCTGGGTGAGCGTGACTAGTTTTTTGAAACAGAGAGGGTTTTCTACTTCCTTGCCAATGAGCACTGCAGCGGTGTGTCTGTACATTGGTTCGTTGCATGAGGAAGGGAAGGCGGCTTCAACGGTGATGTCCGCAGTTTCAGCAATCAGTTGCGTCCATAAATTGAATGGGTTAGGGGATCCCACTATTGATTATACTGTCAAAAGACTACTGCAGGGGTGCAAAAGGGTGGGTGACAAAGGGAAGGATACAAGGTTGCCCATTACTGTCCCTATCCTTAACTCAATTATGGAGAAGAGCGAGGTGGCCATTGGGGAGAACTACGAGAAGATACGTTTCCGGGCTATGTGCACCTTGGCCTTTCACTCATTATTGCGGGTGGGGGAAATGGCGGTATCCCGGGAACCAGAAAACGTATTGCATAGGGGAGATGTCCGACTGGACGGACAGGCATTGACCATAACGTTCCGCAATTTCAAATCTAGCGCAAAACCAGTTACCCATACCGTAGAGAAAGCCAAGGCAGGCGTCCCATGCGCGGTAGAGGCCATGCGGGCCTACATGAGCATTCGTGGGAACGCAACGGGGCCGTTGTTCCGAGCTATGTCGGGGGCACCCATAACGGCCAGGGAATTCAACGAGCAACTACAGTTGGTTTTCCAATTTTGTGGCCTGCCCAAACAGAACTTCAAATCGCATAGCTTTAGGATTGGGGGTGCCTCCCACATGGCTCGGAACGGGGCATCGGACGCTCAAATCCGTCAGGCGGGCAGATGGTCTTCTAACGCTTTCTTGTCTTACATCAGGGTGCACAACTGGTAG